The genome window CTTCAAAGCAGAAATTATTTGATCTGACCGAGGGAACGCGAATTATGAATATCGACGATCCCTGGGGGCGCACTTTGAAAGAGCGCCTTTCCTCTCGTTGCTGGGGCTTTGCCATTCAGGAGAAAGCGGATTTTTACCCGGAAAAGGTTGTCTCCGGAATGGATGGTATTCAAATGGTGGTGCAGACTCCTGTCGGAGAGATAGAGCTTACATCCCCACTGGTGGGAAAATATAATATTTATAATTTGCTTGCGGCTGTGGCCGTGGGTGTCTCCGTCGGATTATCCAAAGAGGCCATTGCTGGCGGTGTTGCCGGGATGAAGGGGGTTCCGGGTCGTTTTGAGAAGATTGATCTGGGTCAGGATTTTGTGGTCCTTGTCGATTATGCGCATACGCCGGATGCCCTGGAACGGCTTCTGCAGGCAGTGATTGCACTTTTTTCGGGCCGAATTATAACCGTTTTCGGATGTGGAGGGGATAGAGACAGGGGGAAGCGAGGGCAGATGGGAGAAATTTCTACCCGCTTGAGTGACAAGACCATCATCACCTCTGATAATCCGAGAACTGAGTCCCCGTTCGGTATTATCCAGGAAGTTGAAGCGGGCGTTCAGGTTTTACAAGCCGGTTCTGCCAGGGACTATGAGATTATTCCTGACCGGAAAGAGGCCATTGCGCATGCAATCGGACTGGCCGAGAAAGATGATGTGGTGGTGATCGCAGGGAAGGGGCATGAGGATTACCAACTGATTGGGCATGAGCGACTTTCCTTTGACGACCGGGAGGTGGTGCGTGGTCTCTTGGCGAAACGGGTCCGGGGGTGATGTTGTAAGATGTGGACGATGAAGGAGGTAGCCCAGGGAAGTGGGGGAAGAATTCAAACCGAGGAGGCTTATGATCTTTCCGCCCGAAGCCTGCGTGGATTCTCGATCAACAGCAGGACGATTCAGAGGAATGAAGTTTTTGTCGCCCTGCAGGGGCCGCATTTTGATGGGCATGCTTTCGTTTCCGATGCCCTGGAACGAGGAGGCGCCGGGGCCATTGTTTCTCTTTCTGCTTTTCGACAAAGAGCAGTCGAGTGGCATTCCCGGCTGAAGAAGCATTTATTTGTCGTCGTGGAAGATCCGCTTCAGGCGCTTCAGGCGACAGCACGCTGGCATCGCAGACGTTTTAGTCTGCCTTTGGTTGGCGTGGCCGGGAGCAACGGTAAGACCTGCACAAAGGAAATGATTGCCGATATTTTGTGTCGCCGCGGGCCGGTTCTCAAGAATGAAGGGAACCTGAACAATCATATCGGCCTTCCTCTTTCTCTTCTGCGCCTGAAGAAGGGAGATCGTGCCGCAGTCCTGGAGATGGGGATCAGCAGAAAGGGTGAGATGGAAGGTCTTTGTGCGATCGCGGCGCCGACAGTGGGTTTAATCACCAATATCGGACCGGCCCATTTGGCGGGTCTTGGAAACCTGGAAGGTGTTGCTCGGGAGAAAGGGCACCTTTTTCAGGCGATTGACCGGTCCGGAGGGACGGCGGTCATCAACCAGGATGATCCCTGGCTTCGGCCCTGGGAGTCCAAGGTGTCGTCGTGCTGGACTTTTGGTTTTGAACCCTCTGCCGATGTCAGGGCAACGGACCTGGAAGAGGGAGTCGGCGGGATGACCTTTAATCTTCATCTGAATCGAGAGGGACAGAGCCAACAGAGAGTATGCCTTTCCGCCGTAGGGAGGCACCAGGTGGTGAATGCCCTTGCGGCGGCGGCGGTTTCCGCTGTCCTCGGCGTGGCGCTGGATGATATCCGTAAAGGGCTCGAGACCTTCCGTCCCCCGGCGAATCGGGGAGAGGTCATCATACGACAGGGGATTCATATCCTGTTCGACGCCTACAATGCCAATCCGGCCTCGATGAAGGCGGGTCTGGAGATGATCTCTTCTTATCACCCGAGTACAAGAATGGGCGAGAAGCAAGGTCGGAAAATGGTCATTCTGGGGGATATGTTTGAACTGGGCGATTTGACGGAGTCGGCCCATTTTGATGTCGGACAGTGGGTCGCTGAAACCGGTCTGGATAGTCTGATTGCCGTGGGGGAATGGGCGGAGAAGATGGGCGAAGGGGCGCGTCAAGGAGGACTCCCTGCCGAGTGCATTTCAATTCATCAGGATCTGGAGTCTGTACGAATGGTTATGCGGAAAGAGTTTCATGCGGGAGATTGTATCTTGATCAAGGGTTCGCGAAGAATGAAGATGGAACGGCTGCTGGACGTTTTAGATTCGGAGGGATCTCACTGATGTTGTACAACTTCCTTTACCCGCTCCATACATCTTATTCCTTCTTCAACGTCTTTCGCTATATTACCTTTAGGACGATCTATGCCATCGTGACCGCGCTGGTGATCTCTTTTCTGATCGGGCCGTGGGTGACCCGTCTTTTAAAGAAACACCAAATCGGTGAGCAGATCGGGGGCGACGGTCCTGAATCGCACAAGCATAAGGCCGGGACGCCCACGATGGGTGGGGTCATGATCCTGGTGGCTGTGTTGACCTCCACCGTCCTCTGGGCAGATATGACAAACAGCTACATTTGGCTGGTCATCTTTGCGACTGTCGGATTTGGTCTGATTGGGTTCTGGGATGATTATCTCAAGTGTGTCGTGAAGAACAAAAAGGGCCTCCTCCCCCGTTATAAATTTGGTTTTCAGATCCTCGTGGCGCTTCTTATTGCCCTTGGTCTTTATCAGTCGGAGGCCTATTCGACGATTCTGTCGGTTCCCTTGTTTAAGGATCTGACTCCCGATCTGGGTCTATTCTATATTCCCTTTGCCATTCTGGTCATTGTCGGCGCGTCGAATGCGGTCAACCTGACGGACGGTCTGGACGGATTGGCGGTCGGACCGGTCATGATGACGGCCATGGCCTATCTGATTGTTTCATATGCGACCGGCCGGACCGATTTTTCCGCATACCTGCTCATTCCCTATATCGAAGGGGCCGGAGAGTTGGCGGTCTTTTGCGGGGCGATTATCGGGGCGGGACTTGGTTTTCTATGGTTCAACGCCTACCCGGCGGATATCTTCATGGGGGATGTTGGATCTCTCCCCCTGGGAGGCGCACTTGGAACCGTCGCGGTCATATCGAAGCATGAACTGCTTCTGGTGTTGGTGGGCGGTATTTTTGTAATCGAGGCGCTTTCGGTGATTTTTCAGGTCATTTCATTTAAATCGCGCGGGAAACGGGTTTTCCTGATGGCACCGATACACCATCATTTTGAATTAAAGGGGTGGCAGGAACCCAAAATTGTGGTGCGTTTCTGGATCTTGTCGATCATTCTGGCACTATTGAGTCTGAGTACGCTTAAACTGAGGTGAGAGATTGAACACGAGTATGGTGAAGAAACGGGTCACGGTTGTCGGAATGGGAAAAAGTGGCCTTGCCGCGGCGTTATTACTTGCTGCAAAAGGGGCGGATGTCCTGGTGGTCGATGATATCCGGCAAGAGATCCCCCCTATGTTTGATCAAGGTTCAACTTCACTTTCATCCGTTCGATTTCACTTGGGAAATTGGCGAGTGGAGGATCTCTTCCGGGCTGAGTTGATCGTCCTGAGTCCGGGTTTTCCTGTGTCCAGGCTTCCAATGGGGAGACTTCAAGCACTGAAAATTCCTGTTATCGGAGAACTTGAACTTGCTGCCGGATGGCTTACCGCTCCGATGATAGCGATTACCGGGACAAACGGAAAGAGTACCACAACGGCCCTTATCGGTGAGATTCTGAAGGAATGGGGATGGAAGGTCTTTCTCGGAGGGAATTTTGGTACTCCCCTCTCAGAGGCCGTAGGTTCTGATTGGGACTTCATTGTGGTCGAGGTCAGTTCCTTCCAACTGGAGACCGTCAAATCGTTTCACCCCCGCATTGCGGCATTGCTGAATATTACGCCTGATCATTTGGACCGTTACCCCGACATGCGTTCCTATCAGGAGGCAAAATGGCGGATCTTTGAGAATCAATCCAGTGGGGATCATGCCGTGATTAATCTGGATGATCCCTTGCTGTCTCCTCCTTCTCTCAGGGGATCAACGATCCATTTCAGCCGGAACTACCGCCCCCGACGAGGAGTCTATCTTCAGGGAGAAGAAATCATCTCAAACCTTTGGGGGGAGGCGGAGACGATTATCCGTCTTGGAAACCTGCAGGTCAAAGGGCCACAGTATGTTGATAATGTGATGGCGGCTTCTGCGATGACACTCCTCTGTGGGTGTTCTGTTGAGGGAATCCGCCAGACGCTGTCCCATTTTAAGGGGCTTCCTCACCGAATGGAAATGGCGGGTGAAATATCCGGCGTGATCTATATTGACGATTCCAAGGGGACCAACGTGGGTGCGATGGCCCGTTCGATCGAAAGCCAGATCTCTCCGATTGTTCTGATTGCGGGTGGCAGGGATAAAGAAGGTGATTTTACGCCGTTGCAGGGCCTTGTTCGGAAAAAGGTCAAGCGGCTGATCCTCCTGGGAGAGGCCCGGGAGAAAATGGCCCGTTGTTTTTCGCATCATCCCGCCGTTGAATGTGTTGATTCAATGAAAGAGGCGGTAGAACGGGCGGCTTTCTGTGCCCGACCGGGAGACGTTGTTCTCCTGTCTCCCGGTTGTACAAGTTTTGACATGTTCGGGGATTATGCCCACCGAGGTGATGTCTTCAAGAAGGCCGTGGCGGAGTTGGTTTGATGAGATCGAATAAGAGAAAACCAGGACGATCCTCCCTCCTTTCTGGAAGGAAGGAAATGGCAAGTAGTCATCGGAGAAAGCGAGAGGTTTTTCGCCAGGGAGACGGGGGGCTTGTTGTTATTATCATGATTCTTCTTCTTCTGGGTATCATCATGGTTTACAGCGCGAGCGGCATCCTTGCGGAAAAACTCTATCAGGATTCTACCCATTTTTTAAAAAAGCAGTTTGTCTGGATCGGGCTCGGCACACTTTTATTTCTTGTTTCATCAAGACTTCCACTCAGATGGCTTCGTGCATGGATTATTCCGATGCTCTGTTGCATTATCACACTCTTGGGGGCGGTACTTCTCGTGGGTGTGAAAATCAACGGCTCCCAGAGATGGCTTCAGATAGGAAGCATGGCTTTCCAATCGTCTGAGGCGGCAAAGCTTTTTACGGTAATCTATCTCGCGCACTATATTGCGAAAAAGGGGAAGCGGATTCGGGATTTTTCTGATGGACTGGCACCTGCGCTGGCCGTGATAGGTGTCGTGGCCGGACTGATCCTGGTTGAGCCGGATTTTGGAACAACGGCCATGATTGTCCTCATTTCTTTTTTGCTTCTCTTTCTCGGCGGAGCCTCCCTGCTGCATCTGTTGCCGATCGGGGGCTTGACGATTCCATTTTTTATTTATTGGGTCATGAAGGCTCCATACCGGCTTCAGCGGGTCAAGACTTTCCTGAACCCGTGGCAAGACCCCTCTTCCAGCGGTTTTCAGATGATCCAGTCGTA of Candidatus Manganitrophaceae bacterium contains these proteins:
- a CDS encoding UDP-N-acetylmuramoyl-L-alanyl-D-glutamate--2,6-diaminopimelate ligase, with protein sequence MVKVSHWLASFPALELSGKIDLEVGEIVSDSKKASPGSLFVALRGTRQDGHRFIPEAVERGAVAVVLEEPIPGECEHKDPSVTYIRVEDTRHALSHLASTFFENPTDRLRLIGITGTNGKTTTAFLVQSLLEHAGLKTGLLGTIAYHLGGRSVEARQTTPGSLELQELFSEMRSSDVTHVAMEVSSHALDQGRVAGCRFDTAVFTNLSQDHLDYHGTMEAYFASKQKLFDLTEGTRIMNIDDPWGRTLKERLSSRCWGFAIQEKADFYPEKVVSGMDGIQMVVQTPVGEIELTSPLVGKYNIYNLLAAVAVGVSVGLSKEAIAGGVAGMKGVPGRFEKIDLGQDFVVLVDYAHTPDALERLLQAVIALFSGRIITVFGCGGDRDRGKRGQMGEISTRLSDKTIITSDNPRTESPFGIIQEVEAGVQVLQAGSARDYEIIPDRKEAIAHAIGLAEKDDVVVIAGKGHEDYQLIGHERLSFDDREVVRGLLAKRVRG
- the murF gene encoding UDP-N-acetylmuramoyl-tripeptide--D-alanyl-D-alanine ligase, which gives rise to MWTMKEVAQGSGGRIQTEEAYDLSARSLRGFSINSRTIQRNEVFVALQGPHFDGHAFVSDALERGGAGAIVSLSAFRQRAVEWHSRLKKHLFVVVEDPLQALQATARWHRRRFSLPLVGVAGSNGKTCTKEMIADILCRRGPVLKNEGNLNNHIGLPLSLLRLKKGDRAAVLEMGISRKGEMEGLCAIAAPTVGLITNIGPAHLAGLGNLEGVAREKGHLFQAIDRSGGTAVINQDDPWLRPWESKVSSCWTFGFEPSADVRATDLEEGVGGMTFNLHLNREGQSQQRVCLSAVGRHQVVNALAAAAVSAVLGVALDDIRKGLETFRPPANRGEVIIRQGIHILFDAYNANPASMKAGLEMISSYHPSTRMGEKQGRKMVILGDMFELGDLTESAHFDVGQWVAETGLDSLIAVGEWAEKMGEGARQGGLPAECISIHQDLESVRMVMRKEFHAGDCILIKGSRRMKMERLLDVLDSEGSH
- a CDS encoding phospho-N-acetylmuramoyl-pentapeptide-transferase is translated as MLYNFLYPLHTSYSFFNVFRYITFRTIYAIVTALVISFLIGPWVTRLLKKHQIGEQIGGDGPESHKHKAGTPTMGGVMILVAVLTSTVLWADMTNSYIWLVIFATVGFGLIGFWDDYLKCVVKNKKGLLPRYKFGFQILVALLIALGLYQSEAYSTILSVPLFKDLTPDLGLFYIPFAILVIVGASNAVNLTDGLDGLAVGPVMMTAMAYLIVSYATGRTDFSAYLLIPYIEGAGELAVFCGAIIGAGLGFLWFNAYPADIFMGDVGSLPLGGALGTVAVISKHELLLVLVGGIFVIEALSVIFQVISFKSRGKRVFLMAPIHHHFELKGWQEPKIVVRFWILSIILALLSLSTLKLR
- the murD gene encoding UDP-N-acetylmuramoyl-L-alanine--D-glutamate ligase, which encodes MVKKRVTVVGMGKSGLAAALLLAAKGADVLVVDDIRQEIPPMFDQGSTSLSSVRFHLGNWRVEDLFRAELIVLSPGFPVSRLPMGRLQALKIPVIGELELAAGWLTAPMIAITGTNGKSTTTALIGEILKEWGWKVFLGGNFGTPLSEAVGSDWDFIVVEVSSFQLETVKSFHPRIAALLNITPDHLDRYPDMRSYQEAKWRIFENQSSGDHAVINLDDPLLSPPSLRGSTIHFSRNYRPRRGVYLQGEEIISNLWGEAETIIRLGNLQVKGPQYVDNVMAASAMTLLCGCSVEGIRQTLSHFKGLPHRMEMAGEISGVIYIDDSKGTNVGAMARSIESQISPIVLIAGGRDKEGDFTPLQGLVRKKVKRLILLGEAREKMARCFSHHPAVECVDSMKEAVERAAFCARPGDVVLLSPGCTSFDMFGDYAHRGDVFKKAVAELV
- the ftsW gene encoding putative lipid II flippase FtsW codes for the protein MRSNKRKPGRSSLLSGRKEMASSHRRKREVFRQGDGGLVVIIMILLLLGIIMVYSASGILAEKLYQDSTHFLKKQFVWIGLGTLLFLVSSRLPLRWLRAWIIPMLCCIITLLGAVLLVGVKINGSQRWLQIGSMAFQSSEAAKLFTVIYLAHYIAKKGKRIRDFSDGLAPALAVIGVVAGLILVEPDFGTTAMIVLISFLLLFLGGASLLHLLPIGGLTIPFFIYWVMKAPYRLQRVKTFLNPWQDPSSSGFQMIQSYVALGSGGLVGTGLGEGRQKFFFLPEPHTDFIFAVIGEELGLFGTVSILFLFVFLLWKGTRIALSLDDPFTRMLAIGTTLMMTLPALINMGVVTGLLPTKGLPLPFVSYGGSSLLVNSIAVGLLYNTSRFSESPSISRLRYKGRRAG